In a genomic window of Shouchella clausii:
- a CDS encoding glycerophosphodiester phosphodiesterase family protein: MHVNKPTPALLITEIHPDNYGRDDYEFFEIYNNSSISLSVGNRDSSADYHLLFRYPEDSRDDRPFELETITILPKQAHVFWLNTSGQTLEAFNRRYMSQLSSSQVSEVSGNIPAFSNSEARAVVIVDNLSGQEVVQASYQATDISGGFGVHFALPPAGSTEQTVFLPMSPATPGTVYAEQSLQTGALDTPIPKVVISQYMYDAPAADDGKEFVAIKNVEDKTVDLSGFKIGDALFLGEGEGMAQFPDGTLIHPGQELFLSQSSFIFKAIYGAVPDFEFPWFSTNRLYDDPDVPTMLDANWSTGEIRLANNGDKLLLMDRHNRIVDFVPYLQDITYRGKQYRGVTARADGNGQSIHRISQSSDLRTAFRAGPIQRPPKRIPVSPSKLLLITEFMYTPYFDEGTNEYVEIANITGETIDLSGFYFGNKVEENGVANKAMYNFPEGAMLAPYSAALIARNAQAVKKLYGVTADFEMEETIDSVPKLLPNCDWGCGNFQMANGGDAVVLLNRDKELVDAVVFKNALCMGLSSHPGVFAKGHSLERVSAIDTKNPAVDFVEQPHPTPGKLLFGPNGDPSLVPRPSIKEEVLEVNEPKTALVASPTIIDSSTGMPDALPANVPSILIKAEWRNGSLVASNRGVLLDEALDTVKQKMLPMIEINEHFLVPYVHQLLKTKGIDDVFILSRQASIIEAMRTWNNEYRGALRLSGQTLPKKKRDDAIRAIRQCQCFTILVQAEALSAEIIHYFRSRAITIWAYGANSELAIHRLAAIGVQGIETPIPEKAVAALQAYQLENSTNQQPLLIAHRGVCSLAPENTMPAIELAAELGIEAVEIDIMMSKDGIPVVIHDYTVDRTTDGSGYVRDLTLAQLKQLTANRTDNSEWEERYKLYPDAKIPTLEEVLVYAKEKELILSIEIKTDGLEKQVADLIRQYEMEPHVYLSGFNPVVMAAIQAHHPAIGAMHILAGLSPHGMTALQFAEKTARHLTKLGMFSMPGDGTMTQALLSYAKHRGIPLVGGTSNSKASIQAKKKRGVTMIYSDYPQWSDQMPICVNPIPLYKVVKEGDVLNLAEMGATVHERSGVASTLRGGIRIIGENDGVAYTDGSSLTALKAGETLFHLYHEYEPFNYETEGDPAKLPDKWRMYSNPVRLVVLNKADLSAKRLVEVVQRYRQDMTVIAYASLLSLCQVTFLFEKWRAYQLAKRSIEQMETTLMKYVAAGHLTVEAFDALQAHIAILQEEWK, from the coding sequence ATGCATGTTAATAAACCAACACCGGCTCTGCTAATTACTGAAATCCACCCAGATAATTACGGCAGAGACGACTATGAGTTTTTCGAAATATACAACAACTCTTCCATCAGCTTGTCTGTTGGAAATCGGGACTCGTCCGCTGATTACCATTTGCTCTTCCGCTATCCTGAAGATAGCCGTGATGATCGTCCTTTTGAACTTGAGACGATTACGATCCTGCCCAAACAAGCACATGTATTTTGGCTGAATACGAGCGGACAAACCCTTGAGGCATTTAACCGAAGGTACATGAGCCAATTAAGCTCAAGCCAAGTGAGTGAGGTGTCAGGAAATATCCCTGCTTTCTCTAATAGTGAAGCACGGGCTGTCGTCATTGTTGACAACTTGTCAGGACAAGAGGTGGTTCAAGCAAGTTATCAAGCTACAGACATTTCCGGCGGTTTTGGGGTTCATTTCGCGCTGCCTCCTGCCGGGAGTACAGAACAAACCGTTTTTCTACCAATGAGTCCGGCAACCCCTGGGACGGTCTATGCCGAACAATCGCTACAAACAGGGGCTTTAGACACACCCATTCCTAAAGTCGTTATATCCCAGTACATGTACGACGCCCCCGCTGCAGATGATGGCAAAGAATTTGTCGCCATAAAAAACGTTGAGGACAAAACCGTTGATTTAAGTGGATTCAAAATAGGCGATGCCCTTTTTCTCGGGGAAGGAGAAGGGATGGCGCAATTTCCTGATGGCACTTTGATTCATCCTGGACAAGAGCTGTTTTTATCCCAGTCTAGTTTCATCTTTAAAGCCATTTATGGCGCGGTTCCAGACTTTGAATTTCCATGGTTCAGCACAAACCGCCTTTACGATGACCCTGATGTGCCAACAATGCTTGACGCGAACTGGTCCACAGGCGAAATACGCCTTGCCAATAACGGCGACAAGCTGTTGCTCATGGATCGACATAACCGTATCGTTGATTTTGTCCCTTACTTGCAAGATATTACCTACCGGGGAAAACAGTATCGTGGCGTAACGGCGCGTGCGGATGGCAATGGCCAATCGATTCACCGTATTTCCCAGTCTAGCGATTTGCGTACGGCTTTCCGCGCTGGGCCGATCCAGCGGCCGCCAAAACGGATTCCTGTCTCCCCAAGCAAGTTGCTGTTAATTACTGAATTTATGTACACGCCCTATTTTGATGAAGGCACAAATGAATATGTCGAAATCGCCAATATAACTGGCGAAACAATCGATCTTAGCGGTTTTTATTTCGGCAATAAAGTGGAGGAAAACGGCGTTGCGAATAAAGCGATGTACAATTTCCCGGAAGGAGCGATGCTTGCCCCTTATTCTGCTGCTTTAATTGCCCGCAATGCCCAAGCGGTAAAAAAATTATACGGCGTTACTGCTGATTTTGAAATGGAGGAAACGATTGACTCTGTCCCTAAGCTCCTTCCAAACTGCGATTGGGGCTGTGGAAACTTCCAAATGGCCAACGGCGGCGATGCCGTCGTATTGCTTAACCGGGACAAAGAGCTTGTCGATGCCGTTGTTTTTAAAAATGCCCTTTGTATGGGCCTCTCTTCTCATCCTGGTGTTTTTGCCAAAGGGCACTCCCTTGAACGGGTCAGCGCCATTGACACGAAAAACCCTGCTGTTGATTTTGTGGAACAGCCACATCCAACTCCAGGAAAACTACTTTTCGGCCCTAATGGCGATCCGTCACTTGTTCCGAGACCTTCTATTAAAGAAGAGGTGCTAGAAGTCAATGAGCCGAAAACCGCTCTTGTCGCAAGCCCTACAATCATTGATAGCTCTACCGGTATGCCTGACGCGCTGCCAGCCAATGTCCCTTCTATTCTGATCAAAGCTGAATGGCGAAACGGCAGTCTTGTCGCCAGCAATCGTGGCGTACTGCTTGATGAGGCACTAGATACGGTTAAACAAAAAATGCTGCCGATGATCGAGATCAATGAGCACTTCCTTGTTCCTTATGTCCATCAATTGCTTAAGACGAAAGGGATAGACGATGTCTTTATCCTTTCTCGCCAAGCATCCATTATTGAAGCAATGAGAACATGGAACAATGAATACCGGGGGGCCTTGCGTCTTTCTGGGCAGACGTTGCCTAAGAAAAAAAGAGACGATGCCATTCGTGCCATCCGCCAATGCCAATGTTTTACAATACTAGTACAAGCGGAAGCACTTTCTGCTGAAATTATCCATTACTTTCGCAGCCGGGCGATTACGATATGGGCATATGGGGCTAACAGTGAATTAGCGATACACCGTTTAGCTGCCATTGGCGTCCAAGGCATCGAAACGCCAATACCTGAAAAAGCAGTTGCTGCTTTACAAGCGTACCAGTTGGAAAATAGCACAAATCAACAGCCTTTGTTGATTGCCCACCGTGGCGTTTGTTCCTTAGCGCCTGAAAATACAATGCCTGCAATCGAACTGGCAGCCGAGTTGGGCATTGAAGCAGTTGAAATTGACATTATGATGTCTAAAGATGGCATTCCAGTCGTCATCCACGATTACACGGTAGACAGAACGACGGATGGAAGCGGCTATGTGAGGGATTTGACACTCGCACAGTTAAAGCAATTGACAGCGAACAGAACCGACAATTCCGAGTGGGAAGAGCGTTACAAACTTTATCCCGACGCCAAAATCCCGACACTTGAAGAAGTGCTGGTTTATGCTAAAGAAAAAGAATTAATTCTATCTATCGAAATCAAAACAGACGGTTTGGAAAAACAAGTAGCTGATTTAATCCGCCAGTATGAGATGGAACCCCATGTCTATTTAAGTGGTTTCAACCCTGTTGTCATGGCTGCGATCCAAGCGCATCACCCAGCCATCGGGGCCATGCATATTTTAGCCGGGCTTTCACCTCACGGAATGACTGCACTGCAATTTGCTGAAAAAACAGCGCGTCACTTAACAAAATTAGGGATGTTTAGCATGCCAGGCGACGGCACGATGACTCAAGCTTTGCTCTCCTATGCAAAGCACCGCGGCATCCCTCTTGTCGGCGGTACGAGCAACAGCAAAGCGAGCATTCAAGCAAAGAAAAAACGGGGCGTTACGATGATCTACAGCGACTACCCGCAATGGTCCGACCAGATGCCAATTTGTGTCAATCCGATTCCGTTATACAAGGTCGTAAAAGAAGGAGATGTGCTGAATTTAGCTGAAATGGGCGCTACTGTCCATGAACGGTCTGGCGTAGCAAGCACGCTGCGCGGAGGCATTCGCATAATTGGCGAAAACGACGGCGTTGCCTATACAGACGGCAGTAGCTTAACGGCATTGAAAGCAGGGGAAACGCTTTTCCACCTCTATCATGAATATGAGCCATTTAACTACGAAACAGAAGGCGATCCAGCAAAGTTGCCTGACAAATGGCGTATGTATTCGAACCCTGTGCGGCTCGTTGTCCTGAACAAAGCAGACCTATCAGCCAAACGCTTAGTGGAAGTGGTCCAACGCTATCGCCAAGACATGACTGTGATCGCTTATGCTTCACTACTCTCTTTATGCCAAGTGACGTTCCTATTTGAAAAATGGCGAGCCTATCAGTTAGCAAAGCGCTCAATAGAACAGATGGAAACCACACTGATGAAGTATGTGGCAGCTGGCCACTTAACGGTTGAAGCATTTGATGCATTACAGGCCCATATCGCAATCCTTCAAGAGGAATGGAAGTAA
- the hmpA gene encoding NO-inducible flavohemoprotein, whose amino-acid sequence MSTVMLKEESKRLVKATVPILAEHGETITKHFYKRMFHHHPELLNIFNRTNQKIGRQPQALANSIYAAAQHIDNLEAILPVVKRIAHKHRSLNIKPEQYPIVGENLLAAMKEVLGEAASDDVIEAWREAYEIIAGVFIEVEKQMYDEASKAPGGWSGFRSFVVEKKQQESKTITSFYLKPKDGNEIASYEPGQYMTVKVNIPGDTYTHMRQYSLSDAPGKGYYRISVKREEGNAECPPGVVSNYLHEHIGEGDVLEMTAPAGDFILKQGEDRPIVLISGGVGITPLMSMFNTLMQQGTKQEVTFIHAAIDGTYHAMHEHVAQTASQKENVHYAVCYERPTSEDQMNPYMKKQGYIDEQFLRSMIKDHHADFYFCGPIPFMKTVYHVLKNWGVPEEQVHYEFFGPAGTLASS is encoded by the coding sequence ATGAGTACAGTGATGTTAAAAGAAGAATCGAAACGATTGGTGAAAGCAACTGTTCCTATTTTAGCCGAACACGGAGAAACGATCACGAAGCATTTTTACAAGCGAATGTTTCACCATCACCCTGAACTGTTAAACATATTTAACCGAACCAATCAAAAAATAGGTAGGCAACCTCAGGCACTGGCCAATTCGATCTATGCTGCAGCCCAGCACATCGACAATTTGGAAGCGATTTTACCTGTTGTGAAACGCATCGCCCATAAGCACCGCAGCTTAAATATTAAGCCGGAACAATATCCGATTGTTGGCGAAAATCTTCTTGCCGCGATGAAAGAAGTATTAGGAGAGGCAGCTTCCGACGATGTAATTGAGGCGTGGAGAGAGGCTTATGAAATCATTGCCGGTGTGTTTATTGAAGTAGAAAAGCAAATGTACGATGAAGCCAGCAAAGCTCCTGGCGGGTGGAGTGGATTTCGTTCTTTTGTGGTAGAGAAAAAACAGCAGGAGAGCAAGACGATTACATCGTTTTATTTAAAGCCGAAAGATGGAAATGAGATCGCCTCTTACGAACCAGGCCAATACATGACGGTAAAAGTGAACATCCCTGGTGATACGTATACGCATATGCGCCAATACAGCTTGTCAGACGCTCCAGGTAAAGGATATTATCGGATTTCCGTAAAGCGGGAAGAGGGCAATGCCGAATGTCCTCCAGGCGTCGTCTCCAATTATTTACATGAGCATATTGGTGAAGGCGACGTATTAGAAATGACTGCTCCTGCCGGTGATTTTATTTTAAAACAGGGAGAAGACCGCCCGATTGTTTTAATTAGCGGCGGCGTTGGCATCACGCCACTTATGAGCATGTTTAATACCCTTATGCAGCAAGGAACAAAACAAGAGGTGACGTTTATCCATGCTGCCATTGATGGAACCTACCATGCGATGCATGAACATGTAGCACAGACAGCGAGTCAGAAAGAAAATGTCCATTACGCTGTCTGCTATGAGCGACCTACATCAGAAGACCAAATGAATCCTTATATGAAGAAGCAAGGGTATATTGATGAGCAATTCCTTCGTTCCATGATTAAAGATCATCACGCTGATTTTTACTTTTGTGGGCCTATTCCTTTTATGAAAACGGTTTACCACGTCTTGAAAAACTGGGGCGTTCCAGAAGAACAAGTCCACTATGAATTTTTCGGTCCAGCGGGGACGCTCGCTTCTTCTTAA
- the nsrR gene encoding nitric oxide-sensing transcriptional repressor NsrR, which yields MQLTSYTDYSLRLLLYLALQPKHKLSSVKQVADIYRISYNHLTKVTHELGKLGLIETVKGRNGGIRLAKEPEEINIGEVVKQTEDNLELVECFNCETNTCILNPACRLKGVLHEALAAYLRVLEQYTVKDLVLNEDDLRALLQLKTTE from the coding sequence ATGCAATTAACCTCTTATACGGATTACTCGCTTCGTCTCCTTTTGTATTTAGCATTACAACCAAAGCATAAACTGTCCAGCGTCAAACAAGTAGCTGATATTTATCGCATTTCTTATAATCATCTAACGAAAGTGACCCACGAACTCGGGAAGCTTGGCCTGATTGAAACGGTCAAAGGAAGGAATGGCGGGATTCGCTTGGCGAAAGAGCCGGAGGAGATCAACATTGGCGAAGTCGTCAAACAGACAGAAGACAACCTTGAGCTCGTTGAATGCTTTAACTGCGAAACAAACACCTGTATATTAAATCCCGCTTGCCGCTTAAAAGGCGTATTGCACGAAGCACTCGCCGCGTATTTGCGGGTGCTTGAGCAATATACAGTCAAAGACTTAGTGCTAAACGAAGACGACTTGCGGGCATTGCTGCAGCTTAAAACAACAGAGTAG
- a CDS encoding AraC family transcriptional regulator, with amino-acid sequence MMNLVPADQIKIPQGLWEGLGRLGIPAHEVARQARLPMTIMSEPAVTTTQYFAIWQAYFELAGETAAAIIELATTYETAQYPPSLLATYHARNYYDALHRMTQYKQLCPPENLRITEDGELCVIELEWLYGGRELAGPPMLMGLTLACLLELGRRGTATNLSAYRVEFTQPMGNSRTLEAYFGCPICTNATGNRLILRRSDLDRPFVSYNEELLEILTPALDRTIYEHDNVHFIAEKVKSIIKLRLADGCPDIGRIAHELGISDRTLQRRLAEEHTSFKQLLTQARHELALAYLADPSLDIKQIASLIGYEDQNSFYRAFRIWEGDTPAHWRLMKLGKTAF; translated from the coding sequence ATGATGAATCTGGTACCTGCTGACCAAATTAAGATCCCGCAAGGTCTCTGGGAAGGACTTGGACGATTAGGGATCCCTGCTCATGAAGTAGCCCGCCAAGCCCGATTGCCAATGACCATTATGTCCGAGCCTGCTGTAACGACAACTCAATATTTTGCAATTTGGCAGGCTTATTTTGAACTTGCAGGAGAAACTGCGGCAGCCATCATCGAACTTGCGACCACCTATGAGACTGCCCAATATCCACCGTCGCTCTTGGCAACCTATCACGCTCGCAATTATTACGACGCCCTACATCGAATGACACAGTATAAACAGCTATGCCCTCCCGAAAACCTGCGCATCACCGAGGATGGCGAGCTGTGCGTCATCGAATTGGAGTGGCTTTATGGCGGACGCGAGTTGGCTGGCCCGCCTATGCTGATGGGCTTAACATTGGCATGTCTTCTGGAGCTTGGACGACGAGGGACAGCAACAAACCTGTCTGCCTATCGAGTTGAATTCACCCAACCGATGGGTAATTCACGGACACTTGAAGCTTACTTCGGCTGCCCGATCTGCACCAATGCCACAGGAAACCGGCTAATTCTCCGCCGAAGCGATCTGGATCGACCGTTTGTCTCCTATAACGAAGAACTGCTGGAGATTTTGACGCCTGCCTTAGATCGCACAATTTATGAACACGACAACGTCCATTTCATTGCCGAAAAGGTGAAATCGATCATTAAGCTCCGTCTCGCCGATGGATGTCCTGACATTGGGAGGATCGCGCACGAGCTTGGAATTAGTGACCGCACTTTGCAGCGCCGACTTGCGGAAGAACATACAAGCTTCAAGCAGTTGTTAACGCAAGCTAGACATGAACTAGCTCTTGCTTACCTGGCAGACCCTTCGCTTGATATTAAACAAATTGCTTCCCTGATCGGATATGAAGACCAGAACTCCTTTTACCGCGCTTTTCGCATATGGGAAGGCGATACCCCGGCACATTGGCGGCTGATGAAGTTAGGAAAAACAGCGTTTTAA
- a CDS encoding SDR family NAD(P)-dependent oxidoreductase — protein sequence MEMALTNKTALVTGSTRGIGKAIALELAKEGVHVLINGRNQEAVQQTVEEIKSKFPSTSPQNAAGDLTNKEQMETLCQQFPSIDILVNNMGIYEIKQYEHADDEVWETYFRTNVLAANQLVRFYLPTMLSQNFGRILFIASEEAVMPSGLMPQYAATKSMLLSLAKSVSKLTAGAEVTVNTILPGPTLSENVAQIIEGMFMEEEPSLSFSEKEKKFMASNLPQSEIQRFIRPEEIGRLAAFMCSPHASAFKGSPIRMDGGIVPTIF from the coding sequence ATGGAAATGGCATTAACAAATAAAACGGCTTTAGTGACAGGATCGACGAGAGGCATCGGAAAAGCGATTGCCCTGGAGCTTGCCAAAGAAGGGGTTCACGTCCTCATTAACGGACGGAACCAGGAAGCGGTCCAACAAACGGTAGAGGAGATCAAATCGAAATTTCCATCCACCTCGCCTCAAAATGCAGCGGGTGATCTCACTAATAAAGAGCAAATGGAAACGCTATGTCAGCAGTTCCCGAGCATCGACATTCTCGTTAACAATATGGGCATCTATGAAATCAAGCAATATGAACATGCCGATGACGAAGTGTGGGAAACGTATTTCCGCACAAATGTGCTGGCTGCCAACCAGTTAGTGCGATTTTATTTGCCGACAATGCTGAGCCAAAACTTCGGCCGAATCCTTTTCATCGCAAGCGAAGAGGCCGTCATGCCTTCAGGACTTATGCCTCAATATGCCGCGACTAAATCGATGCTGCTGTCATTGGCAAAGAGCGTGTCCAAATTAACAGCAGGTGCCGAAGTGACAGTCAATACTATCCTGCCAGGTCCTACGCTATCGGAAAATGTAGCTCAAATCATTGAAGGCATGTTCATGGAGGAGGAACCGTCGTTGTCCTTTTCCGAAAAAGAAAAAAAATTTATGGCCTCCAATTTGCCTCAGTCCGAAATTCAGCGCTTCATCAGGCCAGAGGAGATCGGCAGACTCGCAGCTTTTATGTGCAGCCCTCACGCCTCAGCCTTCAAAGGCTCCCCGATTAGGATGGACGGTGGAATTGTGCCGACGATTTTTTAA
- a CDS encoding thiolase family protein → MNDVFIVKAKRTAVGKIGGILATQRPEVLAASVIKEIVAGLPFPEIDGVVLGNVVGEGGNIARLSLLESGLPVDVPGVTVDVQCGSGLEAIIVAARHIQAGDGDVYLAGGVESTSLEPKRIAANMDGNRREWHQTIERARFSPESLGDPDMAEAAENVAEQRKIGRDAQDEYTAESYRRAWAAEQKGLFRDEKIAAHRDLADEGIRQMPDRLLKRVPPLYSGGTVTAANSCAKSDGAALVLLMSKQACVRYRMKPMLAFVDAARAGYDPHFASISPVPAIRKLLAKQKQDLSDIDLIELNEAYAVQMVALQQELGLDKEKLNVSGGALAIGHPYGASGAINVCRLAAEMKRRDAKFGLSAIGAAGGLGIAALFANVVDI, encoded by the coding sequence ATGAATGATGTATTCATCGTAAAGGCAAAACGGACAGCTGTTGGCAAAATTGGCGGCATTCTAGCCACGCAGCGTCCAGAAGTGTTAGCCGCCTCTGTCATAAAAGAAATCGTCGCTGGCCTTCCTTTTCCTGAGATTGATGGAGTGGTGCTCGGGAACGTAGTTGGCGAAGGGGGAAATATAGCACGCCTTTCGCTGTTGGAAAGCGGTCTGCCTGTTGACGTGCCAGGGGTAACGGTCGATGTCCAATGTGGTTCTGGATTAGAGGCAATCATCGTTGCAGCAAGGCACATACAAGCAGGAGATGGCGATGTCTATTTGGCCGGCGGCGTAGAAAGCACAAGTCTTGAGCCGAAACGGATTGCCGCTAACATGGACGGAAATAGACGAGAGTGGCACCAGACAATCGAACGTGCCCGCTTCTCGCCGGAATCGCTAGGAGACCCCGATATGGCTGAAGCGGCAGAGAATGTGGCTGAACAAAGGAAAATTGGCCGGGATGCACAGGACGAGTACACCGCTGAGAGTTACAGGCGCGCATGGGCAGCAGAACAAAAGGGCCTTTTTCGTGACGAAAAAATTGCAGCACACCGTGATCTTGCTGACGAAGGCATTCGGCAAATGCCCGATCGGCTTTTAAAACGAGTTCCACCGCTCTACAGTGGTGGAACTGTAACAGCAGCCAACTCATGCGCAAAATCGGATGGAGCGGCTCTCGTATTGCTCATGTCAAAGCAAGCGTGCGTGCGTTACCGTATGAAACCGATGCTTGCATTTGTCGATGCTGCAAGAGCAGGCTACGATCCCCACTTTGCAAGTATTAGCCCAGTGCCTGCGATCCGCAAACTGTTGGCAAAACAAAAACAGGATCTATCAGACATTGATTTGATTGAGCTGAACGAGGCGTATGCGGTTCAGATGGTTGCGCTCCAACAAGAGCTTGGCCTAGACAAAGAAAAACTAAATGTCAGTGGTGGCGCTTTAGCAATAGGCCATCCGTACGGGGCATCCGGGGCGATAAACGTATGCCGTCTAGCAGCCGAAATGAAACGTCGTGATGCCAAGTTTGGCTTGAGCGCCATTGGTGCAGCAGGAGGGTTAGGAATAGCGGCGTTGTTTGCGAATGTTGTTGATATATAA
- a CDS encoding AMP-binding protein, producing the protein MHIADQILKNGGMLPHRTALVYKDRTRTYRDVETDLHSYRNALSAKAKEYGLGRPLAFAIDIENQDELLLVFLAAASLGWTGIPLNRKWTNNERLQALARAEADVLFTDRPISEAECAVWHSRQVNETTEIEEEPFAKGNDLFYLGFTSGSTGAPKAYVRTHHSWTTSFQPAAETFQLQSTNRVSVPGSLFHSLFLFAAVHTLHIGATLYLEPTFSPFDVLETIKGEQVDVIYGVPTMIEAFVKASGNEILEQVDAIIVSGAKWSKVQVGRAQTQFPNAKLYEFYGASELSFISSLHHSSQSTLPPTAVGRPFPGVTIQADDEGVLHVKSPYLFAGYKGGAPVKEWETVGDIGFIDKTGVVHVKGRKGNMLIIGGINVYPEEVEQLAKEIDDVEEAIAIDKAHPYWGSQMELYIKGRHLSQEDKKHIRTRLKEVLPPIKRPRRIHLVAAFPLLPSGKVDRQALRSGRYE; encoded by the coding sequence GTGCATATTGCCGATCAGATTTTGAAAAATGGAGGCATGCTGCCTCATAGAACCGCATTGGTCTATAAAGACCGGACACGTACGTATCGTGACGTGGAGACAGACTTGCACAGCTATCGAAACGCCTTGTCGGCTAAAGCGAAGGAATATGGGCTCGGTCGCCCGCTTGCTTTTGCAATTGACATTGAAAACCAAGATGAGCTGTTGCTTGTGTTTTTGGCAGCAGCAAGCTTAGGGTGGACAGGCATTCCGTTAAACAGGAAATGGACAAACAATGAACGTTTGCAGGCGTTAGCGCGTGCTGAAGCAGATGTGCTCTTTACGGATAGGCCCATTTCCGAAGCTGAATGTGCAGTGTGGCACAGCAGACAGGTCAACGAAACGACTGAAATAGAGGAGGAACCATTCGCTAAAGGGAACGATCTCTTTTACCTAGGTTTTACCTCTGGCAGCACAGGAGCGCCAAAAGCGTATGTCCGTACGCATCACTCCTGGACAACAAGTTTTCAACCAGCAGCAGAGACGTTTCAGTTGCAAAGCACAAACCGAGTGAGTGTGCCAGGCTCACTGTTCCACTCACTGTTTTTGTTTGCCGCTGTCCACACGCTCCATATAGGGGCGACTCTTTATTTAGAACCGACGTTTTCGCCGTTTGACGTTTTAGAAACGATAAAGGGTGAGCAAGTCGATGTGATTTATGGAGTGCCGACAATGATTGAAGCGTTTGTGAAGGCAAGTGGCAACGAAATTCTTGAACAAGTCGATGCCATCATTGTGTCAGGGGCTAAGTGGTCCAAAGTCCAGGTTGGCCGGGCGCAAACACAGTTTCCAAACGCAAAGCTGTATGAATTTTATGGTGCCTCCGAGCTAAGTTTTATTTCTAGTTTGCACCACAGTAGCCAAAGCACCCTTCCTCCGACGGCAGTGGGGCGGCCTTTCCCAGGGGTGACGATCCAAGCCGACGATGAAGGGGTATTGCATGTAAAGAGCCCTTACTTGTTTGCTGGCTACAAAGGAGGGGCGCCTGTAAAAGAGTGGGAAACGGTTGGCGACATCGGCTTTATTGACAAAACAGGGGTCGTTCACGTAAAAGGGCGAAAAGGCAATATGCTCATCATTGGCGGCATTAATGTCTACCCTGAGGAAGTGGAACAGTTGGCAAAAGAGATCGATGACGTTGAAGAAGCGATTGCGATTGACAAGGCCCATCCCTATTGGGGGAGCCAAATGGAACTTTACATAAAAGGCCGTCATTTGTCGCAAGAAGACAAAAAGCACATTCGCACACGCCTAAAAGAAGTACTGCCTCCGATTAAACGTCCACGGCGTATCCATCTTGTAGCGGCATTTCCACTTTTGCCAAGCGGAAAAGTGGACCGCCAAGCATTAAGGAGTGGCCGTTATGAATGA